The Elgaria multicarinata webbii isolate HBS135686 ecotype San Diego chromosome 11, rElgMul1.1.pri, whole genome shotgun sequence genome segment AAGCCCGTCCAGCAGGAATAAGCAGGAGagaaaaggccctcaaagtgaTTTATACGTGCCCAATTTGTTCCAGAACAGAATTTCTTCTGCAGGGCTAATATAGAAGCACATTACAAATATTTGTAGAACTCCACACACaacctttaaaaatgtaaatatatatatatatatatatatcaaaattgGCTTGTTAGGGGAAAcgggcatttttaaaaacttcttaaaaGGCTGTTTATGTTTAagcatgaccctgttcaggcgacacactaagccacggttaagccttttgagctaaacgttatggtgaAGCATGTCGTGggaacccttcctaaccatggtggctgcataactacggtttaaacacgctcactaagccTTTGCTGCGAAAGGGTGAGCGGCCGAACCagggcttggtgtgttgtctgaacaggccctgtgtttttgtgtgttccTAGATTGCCTCTGAAGAAGGAATTTTGCTCCAAAATACGCTGGGTCAACAtaaatccctttatttatttattacatttttataccacccaatagccgaagctctctgggcggttcacaagagcGGTTTCTCTCCTGCTTATTCCTGCATTCAGGACCTCCTTCCCTTTTTGATTTTAAGCATGCCAACAgtgcagatttcccccccacccccccccacatacCTACCCCCGGCCTTTCCCTCAGTGGCGTGGTGACTATGAATTTTACCTTGGCCAGTCATGACAGCCCTGCTGCCTCCCGCattcaagaggccttcaagaggcagccggacaaccctctgtcagggatgctttagggtggattcctgcattgagcagagggttggactggccttgtaggccccttccaactctgcgattctgtgattctaaattGTTTTTAAGCTCCCACACAACCATAGCAAAAAAATCGGGGCATGCTTGGAAGACGGccaaggagggtgggggtggaccTGGCTGAAGCCCTGCAGATCTGGTCCTTGACACCTCAAGGGGTCAGCTTTGCTTCAAGGCCAGTGTGgtcagacgggggtggggggatggtttTGTATCTTGGTGGCAATGAGAGTGCACAgcatgggaggagggggaggcacgCAGCTGTAAACAGTAAAGCTGCCCCTCCCTCCTCATTTTATCTCCAACACCAGCCTGCAGAGACAAACAACTCAGCAATTTTCAATACCTTGTTAGACAGCCTGCAGGGGTGGGCTGAGGGGTCAACCTCATCCCAGAGCAAATGGGAGAAATATTTGCAGAGCAAGTGGGCCAGCTGGAAGCCACCGGCCTGCtcgaggggaggggggcaggaaactACCTAGGATTCACACCTGTGTTCCTGGCAAGGCAGAGACAACCCCCCAAGTTGCTTGGTGGCTGCACAAAGCAGCTGCTCCCAGACCGGCACAGGAAGGCCAAAGGCTTTCCCAAGCCACTTCGCACACGCTTCGCCCCCCCCTCTGTACACAGAGAACGGTGCCCCTTTGAGGGCGTCCTCTGCTTCGTGCTGCAGCGCAGCGGGCAGCCCGGAACCACCCTGGCATGCGCCTCGGAGGAGCCAGCCACGGCTCCGGGACCAGCGCTCCTCTCGCCTGCTTGCTTCTCCCGCCTGCGCTGCAGGCCTGCGCTCGAGGGACGCTCTGACAGGGCTCCTGGCTCACTCCAAGCAAGCGACCAGACAGCTGCAGCAGGGCGGCTTGGTTTTggctttggttttttaaaaaaactgcctccgagagaacccaggagtcctgcgtGACCAACGCTGCCTTCGGCACAGGGTGGGGCGAGGGGGCGCCTGTGCTGCTGGAACAGCTCCCGGGACGAAGTGCGACTTCCAGGGCACCCACCCTGGCTGTGCTGGCAGGAGCCAAAGGCAAGGCAGGCACTAGCCCCGCTATCAGAGGGGGAGCCTTGATCTTGCCTGCTAGCCCAACCCATCCCGGTGGTCAGGAGAGGCGACAACTCCAAATCAGCCGAGAGCAAAACCACCTGAAAGACACAAGGTCGCTGgcggcagcccccacccccaccccacccctcggcCTCTCCTGGCTCGGCCCCATCTCAGCTGCTCTCGGcctcctgccccgccccgcccccacagcCTCACCTGGGCTGCAACTCTACCTGCAGCACTCCTCTGCCAATATATTTATCGTTATTAAGCTGGTTCATTAATATGGTTAACgtttaaatatttttgttgttgttctcttaCTTTATTGtcctttgaagttttttttaaaaatagttgtgAAGTCTAACGATCAGCTCAGCAGTTTATATATGTGTGAGATGTATATCTATCCATCtaccacagccttcctcaatctggtgcgctccagatgtattggactgcatctcccagaatgccccagctggggcattctgggagttgtagtccaacacatctggagcgccccaggttgagcaaggctgAAACCACAAGTGCCCCCTGCCCCCATATTCTCCATCCCTGTTGGCCTCGCAAGGGAGGGGGGCACAAGTGCTTTGAACGCTGGGACACAACGCTCTCCTCCCACCTGGACTGGCAAGAACCAAGGCtgcagggggccaccaccaagcaGGAAGACCCTCAGTCCATCTAACCAAGAAGCTCTGTCTGATCTGACTGACAGAGACTCTCCCAGCAGCTGCTCCTCGAAGGTCCTTGAACTGGAGATTGATCCCAGGACCTTCCACACACCAGTCACAGGCTCTACTCTTAAACAATGGGCTTGACTCAGTTTGGACCTGAGGAAGTTCAGGACACACTTCACGTAACAATGGGGGACACCCTCACCAAACAGTTACTGGCAAAAGCAGCTCACCCCTGAAACAAAATTTCTGGCAGGGCTGACAGGATTGAGACACAAATAtcccctgggtggggtgggggcaattatGTGCAACACCTGCCTGCCTTTCTGTGGCACACACCCACCCAGCAGGAAAAAGAATGCGGAATCCAACACAGAGGAATAAGCGTCTGTTTTGCACGCTGGCTCCAACACAAAGTGGTATCAGAGCAGAGGTGCCACACCAAGATAAAGGGTACAAAGCCCttcaaaaacacacagacaccaccGAAGGAGAACGCCAGGAGAGCAAACCAGCATCAGACCTGGCAACCGGATTTATTGCAAGCTTGACCATTTACAGCGCCCCTTCACAGATAACTAGGTTAGTATCCCTATTAACCTAGTTATCTGTGCAGGGGAGGAAAAGGGTTCTACAACCCTGAGCCTGTGAGAGTTACCCCAACCTCACTGACATCCTCCTGAAGGAAATTCTGCAAGACCACCCAGGACCCCCATCAGTTCCCACGACTTGAGAGAAATGCTGTTTTCATACGGGGCCCAAAGAGTCTTTTCCGTGTTCTTTGGTGGGCCTAAACATCCAGCGACCCAGAAACGCTACGCTACCGTGAGCCAATCTCGCCCGGCCTGCACCTGTCCCCTGTAGAGGGAACTGGGGGTGTCACTCATATGCCAgcctcaccctcccaccccaggcCAGGCCAATGGCGTCCCAGCATGCCTCCAGCTCATCCAAGGATGCCCATTCAGAGGAAGCTGCACCTTTCATTAGCTCCTCCCTTGCAACTCTGATGGGAGTCCAGTCCACCAGCGGCCCTGGCTGCCCCGCCCCAAGCCCCACCCAACCCATGCCAGACCATTATTCCTTAAGGGCATGTCTGTGTCTACACATGTCCACCGGCTTCACAGACAAGCCCCAACTCCAGGCCTGCTGACGAATGCTGGGAGGCTGAAGGAAGGGACCGGGAAGGCAGGAGAGAAGCTGCAGCAGTTCCAGCCCCAAGCGCATCAGCATAGATGCGCCTCCTGCCAGCCACCTTGGAAGGCGGAGCCAAGAGGCCAGACCCGCCTCCTCTTGCGTAGCCCTCTGCTCCAGAGCAACTCATTCCCACCCAAGCCAGCAGACTGCCCCATCCAGAAGCAGACTAGGCCCGGGCTCAAATCGAGCGGCCACAGGCCAGGCAGGACACGGCTGGGTGCGGATTTCACCTCGCCCAGTGGATCTTCTCTCGCCTTACCTTGACAAAGATGACATTGTTGGGGAAGACCGTGGCATCGACCCCTTCCTGGGGCACCCTCGGGGCGGCGATCGGCCCCCGGCTGGCCATGAGAGAGGCGGGAAAAGTCTTCTTGGCACGCCTGGCCCCCTCGCCGTCCCCGTGGCCGTCCGGCGGCTGCTCCTGAATCTCCTGGGAAAGGTAGTGGCGGATGTTCTGGCGAGCCGAGTGGATGAGGGACCCGTCAATGTCCACTCCCACCATTCTGGTGGGGTGCCACTTCCTGGCTACGCTCAAGGTGAGGTGCCCCACGTTGCAGCCCACGTCCAGCACCTCCTTGCCCTGGAACCACTCCGGCTTCATCACCCGCAGCCGTGAGTCCTCGCAGTTGGGGTTGCGGTAGCCGTAGTATTTGCAGTAGTTGCCGTACTGGAACTTGCGCTGGGCCTGCCGCTGAGGCTGCGGTTGCGTGGACGCCGCCGGGGGGTGGCGGCACCGCGGCACGCTGCGCCCCCTGTCTGGGCTGCTCCTGCCCGCCTGTGCGTTGGGCCCAGCGCCCCCCGGGTGCCTGGCCCCTTCCGATTTGCTACAAGTCCTGCGCCTCttacggtggtggtggtggtggcgactGGCGGAGAAGCTTGCTGGAGGGCCGGTGGGCGTGATGCACCTGGAGGCCTGCTGCTGGCTCTGCTGCGCGTCCCCGCCTGCGGGCAGCAGAGGGGACACCACCTCGTCCCTGCAGTTGATGGCCGTGTTGAGTTCGTAGGGCTGCGGGGCGGCCCCGTTGCAGGTCTTCTGGCACGACTTGCacgacgaagaggaggaggaggaggaggaggccgtggcgggcttgccgccgctgccgccaccccccCTCCACGGCGCCCACCCCGCGCTGCGCCCCTCGGTGGCGGTGGCGCTTGCGCCCGGTTTTGATGGGGGAGGCCAGCACCGGCGGGTCCTCCTGGGCGTTGTTGAGGCTCAAGGGGTCGGTGATGTCCTTGGGGATGAGGATCTCCACCGGGTCGCGGCCCTTGGCGGGCAGCGGGGACGACTTGGGGGTCTCGGCGTTGAGGGCCTGGTTGACTTCGTCATCCATGAGGCTGTTGAGGTTGAGGGGGTCGAAGATGTTGCCGCCCAGCAGGAACTCGGAGGGCAGGACCGGGTCGCACTCGGAGTTGATCCGGCGGCGGCGCTTGAAGGCCGGGTGCTTGAAGCCCCCCACGTTGCAGCTGTTGCGCCTCTTGCCCCCGCTGGGGGCGCGCGGCGGGGCGGGCGGCTGGAAGCCGTTGCGGGGCCGCTGGAGCTCAGCCGCCGCCGGGGCCCCCCCGGGGCCCTCCtgctcctgcccctcctcctgctcctcggGCAGGGCCCCCGCGCCGCCCCCTCGGCGCTGCCCCACCGGCGGGAAGGCGCGGGGCAGCAGCTGGCGGGCCGGGGGCACGTCCCCTCCGCTGCCCCCGCCGGCGCCCGCACGCAGCTGCTGCCCCAGGGGCACGTcccccgcgccgccgccgccgccgcctgctgctgctgccgccgccgcggccCTGGCCGGGGCCTTGAGGGGCGGCGGGGGCGCCGGCACCAAGAAGGTCTCCTTGTCCGTGGCCATCTCGATCATGCCTCGCGGGGGCCGGAGGGGGGAtccggggccgccgccgccgaacTGCCCTCGCCTCAGGCTGCGCTCGAGGCGctcgctcctcctccccccctcctgcgcGTGCGCCTTTGGGCTCCCCGCTCGTGCGCAGGCTCGGGCGCTTCCCCGCGCGCAGCCGCAGTGCTCCTCCCTCGCTCGAGTCAGGTCCCGGCGCGCAGGCGCGTAGCCATGCCACCACCACGGTTCCGACGCGCCTCCTTCGCTCCTAGCGCATGCGCGGCCCAGAGCGCCACCAAAGGAAGAACGCTTCGCGCCTCCCGCTTTCCCGCGATGGCAAGCTCCCCCTGCGACGGGGACTTATATACGCGGAGGGTGGGGTCGCCGAAAGACACGCCTCCTTCGCGCCGCCGAGGCCAATCAGGGCTTGGCGTTGACACCACCCGCGTGGATTTATAACCAATTGAAACCTTCCCAAGTCGGAGCTCCAGAAGCCTCCGCCCCCGTCTTCCTCCCGCCTCCTTATTTCCACTCAAACCAATGGATGGACGGGGCCTGGAGCGGTCTTAACCAATGAAAGGTCAACACTCGAAACTAATTTTCTCCAAGGTGTGGGTAAGGGTCCTTGTTAGTACAGGGCGATCCTAATCACACGCCTGTGGCAGTGTTATTTCAGGCTGCAAACGCCACAAAAAGGCCAAGTAGATACATTTTTCCTGActgaaatcattaataaaaacttcGCATTATAGAGCACAAGCTGGCCAAGGCGGAAAATTAGTCCACAAAAGCTAGCCATTGTTTTTTCCAGGCATTGATTTAGTCTACTAAGTGAACCTCACGGGTCTCAGCTGAGGGGAAACTTTGCCCTTTAAAAAGTATTGTAAGACGCCTGTCTTTAGACTATAGACTACGCAGAAAGGTGCTGAGGAGCCACTGCATTCTGCCTtttgtgaattttttttaaaaaagcaaagatccttttctttctttcttttttttaaaaaaaggatcccaATATGGACAGTTGTCAAGGGTCACATGGCTTCACTTCCCTTGCCGACGTGCGCAAAGCACCCTGGGACATGTAGTTTCCGAGGCATAGGACCAGGACTTTGCGCATGTACTGaagatcccccctccctcaaaaaagagagaaaaaacctcTTCGCGCAGGCGCATCAGTTTTGTAAACAGACCAGACTCTCCTCCACCCCACAATACAAAAGAAACCCTTTTTTCTCTTATGCGGAGGGTTTATGTACTTGGGCAAAGGAGTCGCTGCACGTCTGGGGCGTTTTGTCTTTGTAGTCATGGGAACTGGAGAGCCTCTGCTGAAAATCCCGGCCCTCTTCCCAGAAGGATGGTGGGTTCATTCGAAGTAAGAATagcccaggaagctgccttaaaccgaATCAAAACCATTGGCTCATGTAGTCCAGTATCGTCTTTGAGTGTCGGCGTTGCCTTTCACCTGCTGCTACCTGATCCTGCCGGGGGTTGAACCTGAGATCACCGTTTCCTGTTACCTGCTCCCCCCTtttgccttgggggggggggaagagagagatgcaCCAACTCCTCTTCCAGTGTggatgtaaacatttttgttctatttatttatccattccaGAAATTCTGTTCCAGAGGTTACTGCGTAAGTCTGTTGCAGGCAGACCAacacatttagggcacaaccctatgactgtttagacagaaaaagaagtcctacaactcccagcatttcccatggcatccccacccctggtctaaatatgcatagaatcatagaatcgcagagttggaaggggcctacaaggccatcgagtccaaccccctgctcaatgcaggaatccatcctaaagcatccctgacaggtggttgtccagctgcctcttgaaagcctctagtgtgggagaacccacaacctccctaggtaactgattccattgtcatactgctctgtccTGAAACTTATGTCAATAGATTTTGGGGGGCATGATGAAATGGAGCTTTAGTATGGTGCtgggtttagaatcatagaataccagagttggaaggggcctacaaggccatcgagtccaaccccctgctcaatgcaggaatccacccgaaagcatccctgacagagggttgtccagctgcctcttgaaggcatctagtgtgggagtacagcccaccacctcaccaggcaactgattccattgtcgttctactctaacagtcaggaagtttttcctgatgtccagctggaatctggcttcctttaacttgagcccgttattccgtgtcctgcactctgggaggatcgagaagagatcgatcctcccagagtgaggATCGCGCCCTTATTCTGGCAGAAGCTATCGGGGACGCTGAAAACTCATGCCAGAAATAAACGTGTTTTGAGTTTTAAGGTGCCCCAAGACTCTCTATTTTAGGAATACAAAAATAAACTCCTAAGTTCATTTCAACCAGAACccagtcgtcgtcgtcgtcgtcccccccccaaaaaaaggctgTTGCGGGGTAAACGGACGCCGTAAGAGCTCGGGCTGCCCGAACCGCCTCTCTTAGCTCTGCCTTTCAACCGCAGTGTGATCTGCAGCCATTTAGCAGGTGATCGCAGCTTTCatctttccatttccccaggCCTTTCTGGGCGCACTCCTACGCTCGTGATCCGCCTGCTAAGGGGCTGCTGCTGCAGCGTCCCCAACCCTGGTGCCTTCCGGAGGGGTTAGACTCCATctcccaatgctggctgggggatactgggagttggagTCGTCGTCCccctccggagggcaccaggttggcggaGGCTGCGAGTCCTCTggggcttactcgcgagtaagcgtgCAACACCCCCGACGGGGCCCTTTTACGGCAGAGGAGGCGGTGCAACCTTCCCTTGCAGGGCGGCAGGGGGCGAATCCGCCTCCGCCTGACGCCGCGTGGGGTTTGCGTTTGGCTTGCCTCCAAGTGCGCAGGTCCGTGGCCCGCGCCCTGCCTTCCTTAAGATTCCAAAGCCCCGGGACTTCCGAGCATGCGCAAAGCGGGGCGCCGCCGACATTCCATGAGTCATCCGTACGATATAGTCCCTAACGCAACGAGGACCCGGATTGAGTTGGGGGCGCGTGCGCAGTCCGGCTTTCGCGCTACAGCGCCGTTGTTGGGTGAGGCGCGCGCCGCGGCGGTGTCTTTTGGCGCGagcggggtgtgggtgtgggtgtgtggcaaAGCGCCTGTAAAAGGCCTTGAAGTGAGGTGGCTAGTGCTGCGGGCTgggttaaaaaaggaaagaaaaccttTACTCGTGAGGTATCCGTGATAGAAAAGGCTTCTTTTTTTACCtcataaaacaaaatgagagagTGCCTTTTGTCTATATATGACGAAAGGCACTACCTCAGCATCCTGTCTGTATAGGTAAAGTTCAAAAGATCCTGGAATGATGATGACATCAGAGTTACGCACCTACAAAATCACATTTGGTTTTACCTCATGAAAGGCTCCGCTGTCTCCTGGGTAGTTCATGCATAAACAGTAATAAAAAGCAAATGCTGAAATTAGCGCACCCCCCAACTCCTGCCAAAGTGTTCGTGTCATTTTGAGGAAATCCCACTTGATGGGAATATTGACCCTATAATTAATATTTACCTCATAAAGTTAAGCTCATTTACTGGAAGCTTTCTGTCCTACAACCCTAATAGGAGCCCTGCCTGGTTGTCAATCCAAAAAAGATTGAAAGAGGAACGtaatacacccacacacaaataCAATTATATATGAGCTCATCTCATTGAAATcacgcctgtgtgtgtgtgagaagcaAAAAAAGGCTAGTGAAATTTAGCTCAAAAGAGCACACCTAAAGCCCACGGTTTCCCTCCTGCGGCGTTGCAAATGCTAATCCCcaggccaaggagggagcacagggtttccagcagtcatggaggccccccacccaccctgcactccctggcttccagtgaccaatctcCGGTTGCTATCTGCCAGGTCtgcaatcccccctcccttcggccaCATACTTTTTAACTGTGCTGCTTTTTAACCATGCAGCTCTGCAGAAAAGCCCCGGCATTACTGTGAATCTGTGGTTGTGTCATGTAACGGACGCAGCGCCAATTTGCAGCCATCGCGATGGCTGCAAATTGGCGCTGCGTCCGTTACATGACACAACCACAGATTCACAGTAATGCCGGGGCTTTTCTGCAGAGCTGCATGGTTAAAAAGCCCCAAAGAACCaagatctctgtctctctctctctctctcacatacacacacacacacacattatgtagTGACCATACATTCCCATGGATTCAATTGTGGTTAGATTATGCAACTAAGATTTACTCTGAAGGTAGGACTTGGTTGAGGGGAAATCATGGGAAATCTGTCTTTTTTTtcgttttacaaaaaaaaaattgtaactgtgtgtgtttgtgtgtatgtgtatgtgcgtgtgtttaAAGACACAGCTTTAAGCATGTACTTTtattactttctctctctccccccctcttttttttaataaggtCGATGAAAAGCAACCACCTCCTGATACATACTGGCAAGTCAGAACAATAAAGGCAGTAAGATCAACTTGTGCACTGTTGTGTTTTTTTCGAAGGAAGAATTTAGTGTGATGGGTGTGTTTCTCACTGATGTGTGTGCATGCTGAACCCCACAGTGCTGCAAAGAGCAATCCAACCATTTCCCCACAAGTTTTGCAGTCCAAGGCCCCGTCTTGACAGCGGTGCGAGACCTCAGGCTCCCGCACTggcgttccttcccagcatctgtgtGGGAAGGAGTGTCCAACGCGGAGTTGCTGCCACTGCTGGGCTGAGCACCGAGGAGCGGAGAAGAATGGGGCAGCTGGCTGACCTCCCTCTGGATGCCCAGTTCCTCTCCCCCAacctttttttaaatctgtaaatgtgaacctttgcatctacagattaaaaaaaaacctggggtcggtggggagggagaggaatgggacagccagagggaggtcagagggagaagAGCCAGTTCGGGAGCCACacgtctctctctt includes the following:
- the MEPCE gene encoding LOW QUALITY PROTEIN: 7SK snRNA methylphosphate capping enzyme (The sequence of the model RefSeq protein was modified relative to this genomic sequence to represent the inferred CDS: deleted 1 base in 1 codon), with product MIEMATDKETFLVPAPPPPLKAPARAAAAAAAAGGGGGGAGDVPLGQQLRAGAGGGSGGDVPPARQLLPRAFPPVGQRRGGGAGALPEEQEEGQEQEGPGGAPAAAELQRPRNGFQPPAPPRAPSGGKRRNSCNVGGFKHPAFKRRRRINSECDPVLPSEFLLGGNIFDPLNLNSLMDDEVNQALNAETPKSSPLPAKGRDPVEILIPKDITDPLSLNNAQEDPPVLASPIKTGRKRHRHRGAQRGVGAVEGGGGSGGKPATASSSSSSSSSCKSCQKTCNGAAPQPYELNTAINCRDEVVSPLLPAGGDAQQSQQQASRCITPTGPPASFSASRHHHHHRKRRRTCSKSEGARHPGGAGPNAQAGRSSPDRGRSVPRCRHPPAASTQPQPQRQAQRKFQYGNYCKYYGYRNPNCEDSRLRVMKPEWFQGKEVLDVGCNVGHLTLSVARKWHPTRMVGVDIDGSLIHSARQNIRHYLSQEIQEQPPDGHGDGEGARRAKKTFPASLMASRGPIAAPRVPQEGVDATVFPNNVIFVKGNYVLERDELLEAQKPEYDVILCLSLTKWVHLNWGDEGLKRLFKRFFRHLRPGGILVLEPQAWSSYKKRKNLTETICRHYHQIKLKPDQFPSYLTSSEVGFSSYELVAMPRNTSKGFQRPIYLFHKAQRPGAH